One window from the genome of Nicotiana sylvestris chromosome 9, ASM39365v2, whole genome shotgun sequence encodes:
- the LOC104219126 gene encoding uncharacterized protein codes for MLEEIRRKIMTRQVDMLKFADTWISDISPMARLLLEDSKDLARKCTVLWNADVGFEIGEGLHKHVVNLTDKVCTCRAWQLRGIPCQHVVLTYYHINEEPEQVVEHWYKRDTFLKAYKYFIQPMTNMKMWPETNNPKIEPPKPKPMPGRP; via the coding sequence ATGTTGGAGGAGATTAGAAGGAAAATAATGACTAGGCAAGTGGATATGTTGAAATTTGCTGATACTTGGATATCTGATATATCACCTATGGCAAGGCTATTGTTAGAGGATAGCAAAGACCTTGCTAGAAAATGTACTGTCCTTTGGAATGCTGATGTTGGATTTGAGATTGGAGAAGGGCTGCATAAGCATGTAGTTAATCTGACTGATAAGGTTTGCACTTGTAGAGCTTGGCAGTTGAGGGGTATTCCATGTCAACATGTTGTTCTTACATACTATCACATAAACGAAGAACCTGAACAGGTAGTAGAGCATTGGTATAAGAGGGATACCTTCTTAAAAGCATACAAGTATTTCATCCAGCCTATGACAAATATGAAGATGTGGCCTGAAACCAACAATCCTAAGATAGAGCCTCCCAAACCTAAACCCATGCCTGGTAGACCTTAG